A portion of the Bacillus thuringiensis genome contains these proteins:
- a CDS encoding AraC family transcriptional regulator — protein MESYETQIQRSIDYIEEDVMEKQTLRNLARIAGFSESHFHRVFQALVGDTVMEYVRKRRLARAAYQLSHTDEKVIDIAFEHGFQSHETFTRAFKKLFQMTPSEYRKQEIETPMYYRVNVKQRKLNPYLGGIQMEYRIVNKPEFLVAGYELKTTSKEGKNHQDIPVFWQEYLQKDLGTTIPNRKDTSQWVELGLCTDFNLETGDFTYIIGMEVTDFENVPNEIAKRTFPAATYAVFTTPKVPHEEMVSSIHQTWNAVFSEWFPHSGYEHCGVTEFELYDERCHEDKSEFAQVELWIPVKKK, from the coding sequence ATGGAAAGCTATGAAACACAAATTCAAAGGTCAATTGATTATATTGAGGAAGATGTAATGGAAAAACAAACGCTGCGTAATTTAGCTCGCATTGCAGGTTTTTCTGAGTCGCATTTTCATCGTGTATTTCAGGCATTAGTAGGTGATACAGTAATGGAGTATGTTCGAAAGAGGAGGTTAGCCCGGGCAGCTTATCAACTTTCTCATACGGATGAAAAAGTTATTGATATCGCGTTTGAACATGGCTTTCAATCTCACGAAACGTTCACGAGAGCCTTTAAAAAATTATTTCAAATGACACCGAGTGAATATCGAAAACAAGAAATCGAAACACCGATGTATTACCGAGTGAATGTAAAGCAAAGAAAATTAAATCCGTATTTAGGAGGCATACAAATGGAATATCGTATTGTAAATAAACCAGAATTTTTAGTGGCGGGTTATGAACTGAAGACGACAAGTAAAGAAGGGAAAAACCATCAAGACATTCCAGTATTTTGGCAAGAATATTTACAAAAAGATCTTGGAACGACGATTCCGAATCGTAAAGATACGAGTCAATGGGTAGAGCTTGGATTATGTACTGATTTTAATTTAGAAACAGGGGACTTCACTTATATTATCGGAATGGAAGTTACAGACTTTGAAAATGTACCAAATGAAATTGCGAAGCGTACTTTCCCGGCAGCAACATATGCAGTATTTACAACGCCGAAAGTTCCTCATGAAGAAATGGTATCGTCTATTCACCAAACTTGGAATGCAGTATTCTCAGAATGGTTCCCGCATTCAGGCTATGAACATTGCGGCGTTACAGAGTTTGAACTGTACGATGAGCGTTGCCACGAAGATAAGAGTGAGTTCGCCCAAGTAGAGCTTTGGATACCGGTGAAGAAAAAATAA
- a CDS encoding sensor histidine kinase gives MNFNKRLIIQFIMQHVFVLVTLLIAVVAAFTYLIFLLTSTLYEPNIPDSDSFTISRYISSEDGHISLQSEVQDLIKEKNDWLQVVDENGKILYHFNTPNDVPNAYTKTSLVAYIQHHIESNYKFTYWEIEVEEKKVLVIYGGMLKSNALLTAIQKEHSSLTMDSFTLTDQEKQLLSKEKAALQIFNQNGEEVFAYPTGKKKPFSAIQIALNEKEPWNHKENTSSFYDTNSGNLLVVTAKNEHYYPDDEIEDVFTKKFLIGCGLILLIVFVYLVILSIWYGNKFGKPLLHAMRWLKNIAGGKYEEPISKKGKPVRFRRSGKEKWSFRLFRDVTSSLEHLSITLKKNDAMRQVLQQTREEWITGLTHDLKTPLSSIYGYALLLESNQYNWTDRDIQQFGSVMKEKSQYMTTLIDDLSLTYQLKNNSLPAQHVNVEINQFVQKVLLQFINNPTLQNQNIEFVPSSNKIQYFIEEKWFQRIIENLLVNAVKHNNETTTVIVKLSQNANSFTLSISDDGKGMDEKTKELLFERYYRGTNTEESNIGTGLGLAITKQLVHAHNGTISVDSALGKGTTIILVFPFRS, from the coding sequence ATGAATTTTAATAAACGACTTATTATTCAATTTATCATGCAACACGTTTTTGTTTTAGTTACATTACTTATCGCTGTAGTTGCTGCTTTTACTTATTTAATTTTTCTTCTTACTAGTACTTTATACGAACCTAATATTCCAGATTCTGATAGTTTTACAATTTCAAGATACATCTCTTCAGAAGATGGGCATATTTCGTTACAATCTGAAGTGCAAGATTTAATAAAGGAGAAAAATGATTGGCTCCAAGTTGTAGATGAAAACGGAAAAATCCTCTACCACTTTAATACACCAAATGATGTTCCGAATGCTTATACGAAGACATCTTTAGTCGCATATATACAACATCATATCGAAAGTAATTATAAATTTACATATTGGGAAATTGAAGTAGAAGAAAAGAAAGTACTTGTTATTTATGGTGGTATGTTAAAAAGCAATGCGTTACTGACAGCAATTCAAAAGGAGCACTCCTCTTTAACTATGGATTCGTTCACATTAACAGATCAAGAAAAACAGTTACTGTCTAAAGAAAAAGCAGCACTTCAAATATTTAATCAAAATGGTGAAGAGGTTTTTGCCTATCCAACTGGAAAGAAAAAACCATTTTCAGCAATACAAATTGCCCTTAATGAAAAAGAACCGTGGAATCATAAAGAAAACACATCTAGCTTTTACGATACAAATAGTGGCAACCTACTCGTTGTAACTGCGAAAAATGAGCACTACTATCCAGATGACGAAATTGAAGATGTATTTACTAAGAAGTTTCTCATCGGATGCGGATTAATCCTTCTTATCGTATTTGTTTATTTAGTCATTCTTTCTATTTGGTATGGTAATAAATTCGGGAAACCGTTATTACATGCGATGCGCTGGCTTAAAAATATCGCTGGCGGAAAGTATGAAGAACCTATCAGTAAAAAAGGAAAACCTGTCAGGTTCCGGCGATCTGGTAAAGAAAAATGGTCATTCCGTTTGTTTAGAGATGTAACAAGTTCACTAGAACACCTTTCTATTACACTCAAAAAAAACGATGCGATGAGGCAAGTACTTCAGCAAACACGAGAAGAATGGATTACCGGTCTAACGCATGATTTAAAAACACCACTTAGCTCTATATATGGCTACGCATTATTACTCGAATCGAATCAATATAACTGGACTGATCGTGATATTCAGCAATTTGGTAGTGTTATGAAAGAGAAATCTCAATATATGACGACATTAATTGATGATTTAAGCTTAACGTATCAATTAAAAAATAACAGCCTTCCTGCCCAACACGTAAACGTTGAAATCAATCAGTTCGTCCAAAAAGTATTATTGCAATTTATTAATAATCCAACACTTCAAAATCAAAATATTGAATTCGTACCGAGCTCAAATAAAATTCAATATTTCATTGAAGAAAAATGGTTCCAGCGTATTATCGAAAACTTACTCGTAAATGCTGTAAAACATAATAACGAAACAACTACTGTCATCGTAAAATTATCACAAAACGCTAATTCTTTTACACTCTCCATTTCAGATGACGGAAAAGGAATGGATGAAAAAACGAAAGAACTTCTATTTGAACGATATTACCGCGGAACAAACACAGAAGAAAGCAACATCGGAACTGGACTTGGCCTAGCCATTACAAAACAGCTCGTTCATGCTCATAACGGGACAATTTCCGTTGATAGTGCACTCGGAAAAGGAACAACGATTATCCTTGTGTTTCCGTTTCGTTCGTAG
- a CDS encoding RNA polymerase sigma factor encodes MKRKQLLEEIYSEHMQDLFRYLLSLTGDSHYAEDLMQETFYRMLVHIDYYKGEEIRPWLFTIAYNAFIDWYRKEKKYKTTTVEEFHLPNVPSTEHEYFVKFEIASWLESLSSLPLERRNVLLLRDYYVFSYKEIAEMTGLSLAKVKIELHRGRKEMKSIKE; translated from the coding sequence GTGAAACGTAAACAATTATTAGAAGAAATTTACTCAGAGCATATGCAAGATTTATTTCGCTATCTTCTCTCCCTAACCGGAGATTCCCACTATGCGGAAGATCTCATGCAAGAAACATTTTACCGAATGCTCGTCCATATTGACTATTATAAAGGAGAAGAAATTAGGCCGTGGTTATTTACAATTGCCTACAATGCCTTTATCGATTGGTATCGTAAAGAAAAAAAATATAAAACAACTACAGTGGAAGAATTCCATTTACCAAACGTGCCGAGTACAGAACATGAATATTTCGTAAAATTTGAGATCGCTAGTTGGTTAGAAAGTTTATCTTCTCTTCCGCTCGAAAGACGAAATGTCCTACTACTACGAGATTACTACGTATTCTCGTATAAAGAAATAGCAGAAATGACCGGTCTCTCATTAGCGAAAGTGAAAATTGAATTACACAGGGGACGAAAAGAAATGAAAAGCATAAAGGAGTGA
- a CDS encoding response regulator transcription factor: MYQANILLVDDETAILQLLTTILEKEGFSHITTATSAEIALSLTKQNNYDLIILDVMLPGQSGFDICPIIRQQTDCPIFFLSAKASDLDKISGFSYGADDYITKPFNPLEVVARMKAQLRRHMKQAVPHEQKSHSISFERFEIDQHSAELTVDGHIVECSAQLFQLLLFFCENPNYVFSKEEIYEKVWGAPAYNGDDNTVMVHIRKLREKIEHDPSKPEYIKTVRGLGYKFVTK; encoded by the coding sequence ATGTACCAAGCAAATATTTTACTTGTTGATGATGAAACAGCAATTTTACAATTACTAACTACCATTCTTGAAAAAGAAGGTTTTTCTCATATTACAACTGCAACATCAGCTGAAATAGCTTTATCACTAACTAAGCAAAACAATTACGATTTAATTATTTTAGATGTAATGCTTCCTGGACAATCTGGTTTTGATATTTGTCCAATCATTCGCCAACAAACAGATTGTCCAATTTTCTTCCTATCAGCAAAAGCATCTGATTTAGACAAAATATCTGGATTTTCATACGGTGCGGATGATTATATTACGAAGCCCTTTAATCCATTAGAAGTAGTAGCACGTATGAAAGCACAGCTTCGGAGACATATGAAACAAGCAGTACCGCACGAACAAAAATCACACTCTATTTCATTTGAAAGATTTGAAATTGATCAACACTCTGCAGAACTGACAGTGGATGGGCACATTGTCGAATGTTCCGCTCAACTCTTTCAACTACTACTCTTCTTTTGCGAGAATCCGAACTACGTATTTTCGAAAGAGGAAATATACGAAAAAGTTTGGGGAGCACCTGCCTATAATGGCGATGACAACACTGTTATGGTCCACATTCGAAAACTACGTGAAAAAATTGAACACGATCCAAGTAAACCAGAATATATAAAAACTGTTCGCGGGCTTGGTTATAAGTTCGTTACAAAGTAG
- a CDS encoding CPBP family intramembrane glutamic endopeptidase, with protein sequence MNPFQVMRARYFLIVFALLILIARSSGDLLTSIFHIQNSSFINIFIFYILPMVWIFYEYRKHRISFSLFVNKNETFNLVQVLYITVMLCMFSYGYLILYMYSFAWITPDFIMNALHEPIIDSTGGYVYQVIRIVFIAPIIGEFVFRGFLLQRFATKWGTSIATIVVAILFALLHVDFLGAAIFSIVLSIVYIRTKSLLMPIAIHMLNNAFVMGASFLISREKIMSFADFSNYTTFFPGLIIFITGLNLVLIFLFVNRKYWSKEVPVIYAEQEKSFSDIVGSK encoded by the coding sequence GTGAATCCGTTTCAAGTGATGCGAGCTAGATATTTTTTAATTGTATTTGCACTATTAATTTTAATAGCGAGAAGTAGTGGCGATTTGCTAACAAGTATATTTCATATACAAAATTCTTCTTTTATAAATATCTTTATATTCTATATCCTTCCGATGGTATGGATTTTTTATGAGTATAGAAAGCATCGCATTTCATTTTCATTGTTTGTTAATAAAAATGAAACATTTAACTTGGTGCAAGTTTTATACATTACGGTTATGTTGTGCATGTTTAGTTACGGGTATCTTATTTTGTATATGTATAGTTTTGCATGGATTACACCGGACTTTATTATGAATGCATTGCATGAACCGATTATAGATAGTACTGGCGGATATGTATATCAAGTCATTAGGATCGTATTCATCGCACCAATTATCGGGGAGTTTGTTTTTCGCGGATTTTTACTTCAACGTTTTGCAACAAAATGGGGAACGAGCATAGCGACCATCGTGGTAGCAATATTGTTTGCGTTGTTACATGTTGATTTCCTCGGTGCAGCCATATTCAGCATCGTATTATCAATCGTATATATTCGTACGAAAAGTTTACTCATGCCAATTGCAATACATATGTTAAACAATGCATTTGTAATGGGTGCGTCTTTTTTAATAAGTAGAGAAAAAATTATGAGTTTTGCCGATTTCTCAAATTATACGACATTCTTTCCTGGACTTATTATTTTTATAACAGGATTAAACTTAGTACTTATCTTTTTATTTGTTAATCGTAAATATTGGAGTAAAGAAGTGCCAGTTATATATGCAGAGCAGGAAAAGAGCTTTTCAGATATAGTGGGGAGTAAATGA